The Nematostella vectensis chromosome 11, jaNemVect1.1, whole genome shotgun sequence nucleotide sequence TAGGCCAGTTGTCTCTGGGTAAGTTTGGAATTTCAGCCAGATCTCATAAAAGACCTGCTCCACCCTTACTGTACATGCCTTGAAGAAATCATTTCTCCTCATTCTTCTCCTAAAGCTTACATTTTTTCTTCATATTATAGGACCAACCGCTTTATCTGCAGACTTTGAGAGTAAAGCTATTTCTCTAGAGAAGGCCATGGTAAAACAGAAATTGTTTGAATATAGTTGAATAGTCCAGGGCTTCCTTTGAGTATTCTTCCTGGTAATAAGCAAGAATATTGAGCCAGCTAAAATAGAGAGCTGATTTTTGATAGCTGATATATGCTAGCTATTACTTCTTTCCAAGCCCTCAAAGTTTGTCAGCCAGCACTCAGAAGAAAGACTTGTATAAGAGTGATTACATTGTCATCTGAATGTGATAATGTCTGTTTTCTCAGGCTCTCAAGAACCTGATATTTGGCACAGCGACAGCTTGCTTTAACTCGGAGTGGAAGCAGCAGGGTTTTGGCTTCTGTGATCTGTATGGTCTCGAGTTTGGCATAGTACAGTACAAGGTGAGACAATTACTTTGTACCTTTATAATCTCCTCATGGAATATATTGTCTTTTGAAGAATCACAAGTATCAGACACTAAGACTTATTGACACATGTTCCTAGTTGACTGGTTGTAAATCCTGTATGGGATTGGCTCAGAACAAGTATTACATACATTTTCACTTGTCTGTAAAAGAacgttatatttttttgaaaaaaaatcggaTTCTGTGTTCCTTTGTTatgctattattattttttgtaactGAGAACCAGACTTACTTTGTACAAATGTAACTAATTAAACCATTTAAAGAAAATGTAAATTTAAAGTAACAATTTAAAGctaatatatttttctgatGTAAAACCTGAAGGACCAAGACAGACTTTTTCCATTTGATCCCAATATCAAGTTTTTTCCTATATATCTCAACTGCAAAGGGACCATTTGGTGGAGAGGAGCATGTtgacatacacctattttaaaatatgttgTCAGTGGAAATGGCAAATGGCCGTTGCAAAATAGCAGTGCTACCATCCAAAAATACCATGGGATTCCTCACTAAAAAGCAAGAAATGCATGTGCAACTTGTGCAATAAGTTTACTTAACCGTTACTCTGAGGGCTAATTATACCTTCGAACAGTGATTTGTCTTGCAACTACCATTTGCCATAACATTTGTCATTTGCACCTACAACGTtattaaaataggtgtatatattGATTCTAACAAGGGAACACTGCTTTTGATAGCCAAAAACAGAAGGCATAGTTGTGTTTGTCATACATCCACCCTTAGATATATTCACCTGTGTACCTTTTTATTAACAAAAAGCGTATTGGTATTTTTTATACCAGTGACACAAGTGTTGTTTGGTTTCTTATCATTTTCCAGGGTGGACCCTGTGGTGTGCTAGCAGTAGTTCAAGGATTTGTACTGAAACATCTCCTCtttcaagaaaataataaaagtaacaaaaagtaTGTCAAAACTATTGCTGTTACCAATAGACGGCACTTATTTGATGTACATTGTTTTCATTCAGTATGAACAACAACAAGTCTGATGGAATAAAATTGTTTAGGGTTGAGAATTATTTGTCTCAGATGACAAATGAGTTTAaggttattttaaaattcaggCTACAGTTCTAGAACACCATTTATCCATATctattttgaataaggttgcacCCAGACAATCCATGTGTCCAGGGTTCAGCCATCTATATGTTACCCATGAAACGCTGCAGGTTATGACACATGGTTTcttgagtgcaaccttatttgaaatagatgtAAATATTTGCGTGGATATAGCTGCTAAAAGCCTTGTGTTAAGTCATTCGTATTTTTTATCTGGGGATATAGGGGCGCTTCTTGAAAGGTGGGAGCTTAGTGCAAGCATGTTAGGTGTCTGATATTGTATGCTTTAGGAGCAGTGTTTAAGAACAGTACTAAACTGCTTTACAATACAATATTTGATAATTTTGTGTTTCCATAGAATTCTCCAGCCATCATCACGTGAGAGATCGCGGGCGCTGGCGTCCGCTATCACTGAGATCCTATGGCAAGCTGGGGATAGCAAAACAGCAACAGTTGCTCTGTAAGTATAGCGCCTCCCTCTGTCTTTTTATAATTCTCTCCTTCCCCTCTatacatttttatatttttgtattgtttttccATATGTATTTATGGTGTTTCTGTTTTTCACTTATTGATAGAGTTATCTGTATAATATAAATTGTAAGACAAACAGTCTTGGGTTTTCAAAGGCTCCCCAGCAAAAGTCAAGAATATGAAGAATATATATTTCACTTACATGTGAAGAAAATTCTCAAGTTTCACTTTGCTTTAGTTATCAagaactttttttataatttacataaaaaaatacaaaatctcCAGCATTGGAAGTATGTCCACACTCCAACAGGTTATGGGCCTGTCATGATGTTGACTTTTAATTGCAGGCCTACAGGGATGGCAAACTCTAATTTTATCGGAGCTGGCAGATACAAACCTGACCAATTAACTGAAAATGTGAGTGCTCTATGAACCAGTATCACCAATACTTGTATCTAACCCAttaacaaacacaaagatTTCTTTACTATgccttttatttttgttactatttttttaagattttgattttttttccttatgtGACAAGCAGTTCTTTTTTCAGCTGGTGTTACGCTCATTCAAGTCGTCCGAGAGTCTTCACAGCTTTGTCACCCAACAGATCTCCCAGGTTATTTACAGACTAGGAAATTTGGGGGGGGCCTTattaatgaatgaatgaatgaatgaatgaatgaatgaatgaatgaatgaatgaatgaatgaatgaatgaatagaTTCATGGGCCTTTTTGTAACCGAGTCgtgttcctttttgtaactttgttcctttttgtaaccaAGGTTTGGTTACGAAAGGGAACAGTGCTCCTTTTTGTAACATAGGccaagttacaaaaaggagcatatgttcctttttgtaaccaTGTGCTCCCTTTTGTAACATTTGTGATCCTTTTTGTAACCTAAGccaagttacaaaaaggagcACATGTTCCCTTTCGTAACTTTGGGTGTTCCTTTTGGTAACCTTAGAAAATAGGGCTTAATTCAGAAACTGAATTCTACAGTAAATATCCAAACCCTATTTAAACGACaaataaaacgttttattcTTATCTCCTACATTGTATGAGTACATTTTAGTGTAACAATAAGTTGTAGAATAAGATTGATAATGTCGGTGCTCCATCATTTATATCATCAATAATACGCAGCCAGTGACATCCTTGCTTCTATTTCATTCcctgaatttgtttttatttaatgatATACATCGATACACATTTTTGTCGATTCATGAGCGTTTTAAACACTAAAATATTAAGGTTTACATCCCACATTGAGAGGAGTATGCAAGGCTCAATCGATAACGTCTTCCCCTCATTTTGAAGTCCACACGACGTTTAGAGGTAATTTCCGCGTTTGCTTTCTTTATGGTGCCCCAACACCATGCGGATGAAATGCTCTGGATATTTGTATGGGAGCCCCCCTTAGCTCCCTTGAATATCCATTAACACTTGTGAGGGGCAATAGGGCGATTTAGGCCCTAAAAAGGGACGCGTGTTGCGCAGGTTATGATTACTATGCTCTGTTTCTATCATAAGATGGCTAGCTGTGACCCAGTCAAAATGGAGAAATCATATAAAAGACAGAAACATCGCTGTCCAGTGCCTGCCTGTCAGAAAGAGGTGATTCACCTCCCTCGCCATTTGATAACAGTGCACAAATGGAGCCGCGAAAAGGCATTAGAGGCACTGTCTGTGTTCGACCTTAgggcaaaaaaaaacgaagTCAGAGGCTGTCCCAGAGCAAAGAGCCAAGCGGACCTACAAACGTCGGGTTTGTTCGTTCCCAGGGTTCAACCTGATCGTGCGAAGGTTGCACAACCACCTGAATGCAAAACATAAGTTAAGTCGACACGACGAGAGATACAAACAGCTATTGAAAGAATCGCGATGGGAAGAGATAGGCGAAGATTTCCAGGAAGAGTGTGTAGTAGAGATCTCCTCTGACACCGAGTCCGAGCCCGAGCAAGAGCCCGATCCCCAGAGCCAGAGCCAAAGCAAGGGCAAGGGCAAGGGCAAGGGCAAGGGCAAGGGCAAGGGCAAGGGCAAGGGCAAGGGCAAGGGCAAGGGCAAGGTCCAAGgccagagccagagccagagccagagccagagccagagccagagccagagccagagccagagccaAAGCCAGAGCAAGAGCAGTCAATCCAGTACAATGTCATCTAATGAAGAAGAAATGTGCCTCCAGGAAATCCATAGAAAATCCGAAAAAGCCAAAGCTATAATGAGAGGAGGTCAAGTAGATCAACACAAATACAGCTCAAGTGATGACGATAGTGATGAAGTTATCCCTTCGTCGCCGATTGGAAAGAAGAGGAGCATCTTTCCTAAGCGCGCGCTAGCCGATATTCACAACGACACTCCAAAGGTTATCAAGAAGAGAACAACTGGGGGATTGGCAGGAGAATAATCTTCACCGACACTATGGAAAGCAACTGCAGTAGACAATAGCAAGGAAAAGGATGACTTATCAACGTCGAGCCCAGCAGAGGAGATAGAAGACAAAGACTACGAGCCAGATGGAGAAGATGAGGATGAAGACGAAGATAATGAAGgttgtggtaatgatgatgaggataatGATATCGATGTTACGGATGAAGAAGATGAATTGATGATGAAGGCAGAAACGCTGATGAAAGATGATGAAGGCAGAAACGATGACACAGATAAGATATTGGACGCATTTTTACAATGGCTTCAAGGTATCGATGGAGGTAGAAGAGAGTTGCGTACCGCTAAGCAATATGTTGCTCAGGTTCACGCAATCATCAAGGATGTAGATCCAGATGAGCTGCGCATCGACAGCATCCTGAATAAGAAGCATCTTCGAGACAAATGGTTACAGAAATTGGAACGTAATAGGAAGCCAGGGACCTGCAAGGCATATTTAGGTTCATTATCAAGATTTATCCGTTTCCTTGTTGTGGAAAAGTTAGAAGACCTAAAGCTAACAGAAGAGCATGTGACGAAGGTCAGAGTGCAAGTCCAAGAGTGGTCGGCTTCTTTTAAGAAGCCGTTCAAAGAAAGAAGATGGGAGAAGCATCAAGAAGACCTAGAGAAACTCATAACCCCGGAGGACGTCCAGAAGTtttcaaagtcggcttcagtAAGAGCGGCAATCTCGACACTGGGAAGATACATGGAAAAGGAAGGGTCCCCGGGTCAGACAGACTTTTGTACTATCAGAGACCATCTCATCACTCGCCTATGCATCGAGAATGCATGTAGAGCTGGCCCGATCGCAAATATGACTTTGCGGGATCTAGATAGAGCCACGAAAGACGGCGATGAAATGATTGTCACCATTTTGAAGCGCAAGACATCTGCCTCGGCAGGCCCAGCCCATGTAGTGCTAAGTCCCACAGTCTTCACCTGGCTAAAGGCGTATGTAAAATACATGAGAAACAAGGTCAGCGGAGCAGGAACAGATCCCGATGAGAAGGTTTTCATCAGCTTCACAGCGAGTGAGATGACATCATTTATgatatctgctcaacttaATTCCTTGTGGCAAAAGGCTGTCGAGAATATTAGAGTAAATGCAGCTTCATTCCGTAAAGCAGCTGTTTCCGTGGTCCACGAAGAGCACCAACATCTGAGGAAGGACCTAGCCGACCTCATGGGACACAATCAAAAGACCGCCGAAAAATTCTCGTTAAGCAGAAGTCTAAGTCGGCTGCAAAACCCTTCTTTTCTCAGAAATATCATGTATGCGGAAGGGGCATCACATGTAGAAGCAAGTGAAGCCCTGTCTGTGAAGAATGGGGAAGCAGAAAAGTCTGGTCGTCACCACTGGACAGAGAAAGAAGAGGAGGCTATCCAAATGGTATTTAAGGGTGCCATTGAAGAATGCAAGCTTCGGTTAGATGCCGTGAAGCAAGAAATACCCAAGCACCCCCCTTCTGGCGCATATCGACGCCTTGAAGGTTTACGATAAAGTAAGGAGATTgatgaagaaagaaaatacacaAGCGAGCCCTTGCCTCCCCACAGAGAAAATGACCCAACAAGAGAAGATGGAAAGAATGTTGGGTCGGGAAGATGCTGAAGAATCATGCCTCAAGAGTAAGGGGTCTCAAGTATTTACAGATTCGCAGTCTAATCTCTGTCTGCGACTGTTTCATGATCTCCTACACAACAATGACAGGATCGAGAGAAAAGCCTTGATGGAACGAGTCATGAGAGATGACGAGGCCAAGAAAGAGTTGTCTGCGTTTACTCCACAACAACTTGCTGACAAGGTGCGTGCAGAGCGCAACAAAGCTAAGAAGTCAAAGTAGTAGAAACAATCTAATGACCACTCCAGGCATTTTCAGCCGTTTTCAGCCATTTTCGCGTTTGTAGTAAGTTCAgttgttaaaaatgtttgCGCAAGAGGATTCGAAGGATTCACTAAAATTGTTGTTAATGACTTGTTTGTTCATACGGAACACAGAGACATTATTATACTTAAATGTATATAAAGAGGCGTTGTTATACTTGAATGTATACACAGAGACGTTATTATACTTAAATGTATACACAGAGACGTTATTATACTTAAATGTATACACAGAGACGTTATTATACTTAAATGTATACACAGAGACGTTATGAGCAGCAACAGCAAGCGACATTATTAATAAAGCTGCCCTGTAAAGCTGTAGTATGTTTCTATGAGTACACCCATCTCTGAGCACTCTCAATCCATGTGTAGTTTGAGGAAAGACGAATAGTAGATTATGATTTAAGGCCAGTTTGAGTTATCCGCTTTCCTAGAGGCTGctaaaaattgcaaaagtcAAGGAAATAGCGAAAACCTTATTCTGATACAGCACACGAATGATGCATTTTACCCAGTCTCCAAGAATCGTCATATCTCAGTCATTTTAATTCAAAGAGCTATTAAACTCAGGAAAAGCAAATACGAATAGCATCTGATGATTCTTGTTAGGCTTGCTTGTGTTATACGTCTTTCAAGAGGCTGCAAAGAAGCTGCAAATATCGAAACAATATAGCGGGGAATTCAAAATGTGCCTATTATCCTTGGAGATTTGACCAAAAAACTGAAACacagaaaatgaaaatactaACAAGTACTCTCTGAATCGAATGGTTGTCTATCCCTGCTTCAGTTTTTAGTTGTTTCACCATGATTTTAAACATAAAtaaacctaatttttctgaTAATTGTTACACTAAAAGAGACATGATTTTCGCGGTCGTTCCTTTTCGTAACCTGacatatatttcaataaaatattattgtgatctcacatatatatttctttgctATAAACAGACCTATAAAACATTATCAAACCTAGAATTGCatagaaataaaaatctttttaaataaaatacttttttatccTGCACTAGTTA carries:
- the LOC116604819 gene encoding uncharacterized protein LOC116604819 gives rise to the protein MMKAETLMKDDEGRNDDTDKILDAFLQWLQGIDGGRRELRTAKQYVAQVHAIIKDVDPDELRIDSILNKKHLRDKWLQKLERNRKPGTCKAYLGSLSRFIRFLVVEKLEDLKLTEEHVTKVRVQVQEWSASFKKPFKERRWEKHQEDLEKLITPEDVQKFSKSASVRAAISTLGRYMEKEGSPGQTDFCTIRDHLITRLCIENACRAGPIANMTLRDLDRATKDGDEMIVTILKRKTSASAGPAHVVLSPTVFTWLKAYVKYMRNKVSGAGTDPDEKVFISFTASEMTSFMISAQLNSLWQKAVENIRVNAASFRKAAVSVVHEEHQHLRKDLADLMGHNQKTAEKFSLSRSLSRLQNPSFLRNIMYAEGASHVEASEALSVKNGEAEKSGRHHWTEKEEEAIQMVFKGAIEECKLRLDAVKQEIPKHPPSGAYRRLEGLR